From Brienomyrus brachyistius isolate T26 chromosome 18, BBRACH_0.4, whole genome shotgun sequence, one genomic window encodes:
- the casr gene encoding extracellular calcium-sensing receptor: MRFYLYSLILLGFSGAVSTYGPYQRAQKKGDIILGGLFPIHFGIASKDQDLATRPESTECVRYNFRGFRWLQAMIFAIEEINNSSKLLPNITLGYRIFDTCNTVSKALEATLSFVAQNKIDSLNLDEFCNCTDHIPSTIAVVGATGSGVSTAVANLLGLFYIPQISYASSSRLLSNKNQYKSFMRTIPTDEYQATAMADIIDFFQWNWVIAVASDDDYGRPGIEKFEKEVEERDICIHLNELISQYFEEERIQALVDRIENSTAKVIAVFASGPDMEPLIKEIVKRNITDRIWLASEAWASSSLIARPEFFHVVGGTIGFALRAGTIPGFKNFLQQVQPKKSSHNEFVREFWEETFNCYLEDSPRRDNIKNGSRPLCTGEEDITSVETPYLDYTHLRISYNVYVAVYSIAQALQDILTCTPGNGPFTNNSCADIKKVEAWQVLKQLRHLNFTNSMGEQVDFDESGDILGNYTIINWHRSPLDGSVVFEEIGYYNMLAKKGARLFINTTKILWNGYLKQVPFSNCSEDCEPGTRKGIIESMPTCCFECTECSDGEYSDHKDASVCTKCPNNSWSNDNHTSCILKDIEFLSWTEPFGIALTLFAMLGIFLTSFVLGVFVRYRNTPIVKATNRELSYLLLFSLICCFSSSLIFIGEPQDWTCRLRQPAFGISFVLCISCILVKTNRVLLVFEAKIPTSLHRNWWGLKLQFFLVFMCTLVQIMICVVWLYNAPPESYSNHDMDEIIFITCNEGSLMALGSLIGYTCLLAAVCFFFAFKSRKLPENFNEAKFITFSMLIFFIVWISFIPAYISTYGKFVSAVEVIAILASSFGLLTCIFFNKVYIILLKPSRNTIEEVRCSTAAHAFKVVARATLRHNTVSHRRSSSEEGSSVPTPSSSTSLKSTEDVPGYLNGRQKGHKPKNKDVGGDNFRTASNSPSHDSFGINSKEEDRVHD; encoded by the exons GTATAACTTCCGTGGGTTCCGTTGGCTGCAAGCAATGATCTTTGCTATCGAGGAGATCAACAACAGCAGTAAACTCCTGCCTAACATCACTCTGGGCTACCGTATCTTTGACACTTGCAATACTGTGTCTAAAGCCTTGGAGGCTACTCTTAGCTTTGTGGCACAAAACAAAATTGACTCCCTCAACTTGGACGAATTCTGCAACTGCACAGACCATATTCCTTCTACTATTGCCGTTGTTGGCGCTACGGGATCAGGAGTATCTACAGCTGTGGCCAACCTTTTGGGCCTGTTTTACATCCCACAA ATCAGCTACGCTTCTTCAAGCCGCCTTCTCAGCAACAAAAACCAATACAAATCCTTCATGAGGACCATCCCGACAGATGAGTATCAGGCCACTGCCATGGCTGACATAATTGATTTCTTCCAGTGGAATTGGGTCATAGCAGTTGCATCAGATGATGACTATGGACGGCCAGGTATTGAAAAATTTGAGAAAGAGGTGGAAGAACGAGACATTTGCATTCACCTGAATGAATTAATTTCACAGTACTTTGAAGAGGAGCGCATACAAGCGCTTGTGGACCGCATTGAGAACTCTACCGCCAAAGTTATTGCTGTTTTTGCTAGTGGGCCAGACATGGAGCCGCTCATCAAAGAGATTGTCAAACGCAACATTACTGACCGTATATGGCTAGCCAGTGAAGCTTGGGCTAGTTCTTCTTTAATTGCAAGACCCGAGTTTTTCCATGTTGTGGGCGGTACTATTGGCTTTGCACTCAGAGCAGGTACGATACCAGGTTTCAAGAACTTCCTGCAACAAGTGCAACCCAAGAAGTCATCTCACAATGAGTTTGTTAGGGAATTCTGGGAAGAGACTTTTAATTGTTATCTGGAAGACAGTCCAAGACGTGATAACATAAAAAATGGGTCCAGGCCTCTTTGTACTGGTGAAGAGGACATTACAAGTGTAGAAACACCATATTTGGATTACACTCATCTACGCATTTCCTATAATGTGTATGTGGCTGTCTATTCCATTGCACAAGCCCTGCAAGACATTCTAACTTGCACTCCAGGAAATGGACCATTTACCAACAATTCCTGTGCCGATATAAAAAAAGTGGAAGCATGGCAG GTACTCAAGCAACTGAGACACTTGAATTTCACAAACAGCATGGGGGAGCAAGTAGACTTTGACGAGAGTGGAGATATACTAGGGAACTACACAATCATCAACTGGCATCGGTCTCCTCtagatggcagtgtggtgtttgaaGAGATCGGTTATTACAACATGCTTGCTAAGAAAGGAGCTCGGCTCTTCATTAATACAACTAAAATATTATGGAATGGATATCTTAAGCAG GTGCCTTTTTCTAACTGTAGTGAAGATTGTGAACCAGGAACCAGAAAGGGGATCATAGAAAGCATGCCAACCTGTTGCTTTGAATGCACAGAATGTTCGGATGGCGAATACAGTGACCATAAAG atgCAAGTGTATGCACCAAATGCCCAAACAACTCCTGGTCAAATGACAATCACACGTCCTGCATTCTTAAGGACATTGAATTTCTTTCATGGACCGAACCATTTGGGATAGCATTGACTTTGTTTGCTATGCTCGGGATTTTCTTAACATCTTTCGTACTTGGAGTTTTTGTCAGGTATCGCAACACTCCAATCGTCAAGGCCACCAACAGAGAGCTTTCCTACCTGCTTCTCTTCTCACTCATCTGTTGCTTCTCCAGCTCTTTAATTTTTATTGGGGAGCCTCAGGATTGGACGTGCCGTTTACGGCAGCCTGCTTTCGGGATTAGCTTTGTTCTTTGCATCTCATGCATACTGGTAAAGACGAATCGGGTACTTCTTGTATTTGAGGCTAAGATTCCAACCAGCCTACATCGCAATTGGTGGGGTTTAAAGTTGCAGTTTTTTTTAGTGTTCATGTGTACATTAGTTCAAATTATGATATGTGTCGTCTGGTTGTACAATGCACCCCCTGAAAGCTATAGCAACCATGACATGGAtgaaatcatttttattacctGCAATGAAGGATCATTAATGGCTCTAGGGTCCCTTATAGGTTACACATGCCTTCTTGCTGCAGTCTGTTTTTTCTTTGCATTCAAGTCACGGAAGCTGCCAGAGAACTTTAATGAAGCCAAATTCATCACTTTCAGTATGTTAATTTTCTTCATTGTCTGGATTTCCTTTATTCCGGCTTACATAAGCACTTATGGCAAGTTTGTGTCAGCAGTAGAAGTCATTGCAATACTGGCATCCAGCTTTGGATTACTGACCTGTATATTCTTCAACAAAGTGTACATCATCCTTTTAAAACCATCCCGGAACACTATTGAGGAGGTCAGgtgcagcacagctgcccatgCCTTCAAAGTAGTAGCTAGGGCTACCTTACGGCATAACACGGTATCCCATCGGAGGTCAAGCAGTGAAGAGGGCTCATCTGTTCCAACTCCATCGTCATCTACCAGCTTAAAGAGCACAGAAGACGTACCTGGTTACCTCAACGGTCGACAAAAAGGACATAAACCAAAG AACAAAGATGTTGGTGGTGATAACTTCAGGACAGCAAGCAACAGCCCTTCACATGACTCTTTTGGAATAAACAGCAAAGAGGAAGATAGAGTGCATGACTAA